The following nucleotide sequence is from Salvia splendens isolate huo1 chromosome 2, SspV2, whole genome shotgun sequence.
ttgataaaataagagagatagaaataaaaagtaattaaagtattgttagttgaTAATAGACCCCACCTTATTTTCAGAGAtaatagttttcaaaattagaatgttcatactttttaaGAAcgcataaaaaatgaaattgttcATACATTTCAAGGACTGAGGGAGTAATATTCATTTacatttcaaatattttaaaatttgccCATAAAGCTAAGACTTGAAAAGGTTATAATTAAGTCTTAATCTTTTCCATTAAGCATTGATATTCCTCACAGATTAGATTGCTTTCCATATAATTACTAAAGCCTTATACATTTTCTCTTTGAATGGTTTTATTTAGTCATATTATGAGTTATCATAAACAATgagaaatgatatgctacatatttTATGTGAGCTTCTTATATGAGCATCACTCTCGTTTAACGCATATTTAACGatgttcgtttcgatttatatatttaatttgattctaatgcattaaaaatattattggaatttttaatttcacaaaattcataaaaataaaagctCAATTTGCtcattttctttataaattcaaataaattaataaactaacaaattaagttttgatttttatgaattttgtaaaattaaaaattccaataacatttttaatgcattagaatcaaactaaatatataaatcgaaacgaacatCGTTAAATATGCGTTAAACGAGAGTGATGCTCACATAAGTAGCTCACGtaaggtatgtagcatatcatttctcCATAAACTATTATCTCACTAAATTAATAAGAATATGCTGAAAATTACTACCCTAGCtcaaatttattactccctccgtccatgaaaaataggacacattgtgaatagcacgagttttaatgtagaataggtaaagtaagagagaagtagtgttagtggaatatgaagtcCACATTATTAGAAAGAGGgaagtgaaaaaaattaaaagagaaatagTGTTattggaatgtgaggtctatattattagtaagagagaagggaaaaaaagtaagaaagtagttgttgaatttttttttaaatatgctctatttttttgtagacaacaaaaaatggtaaatgtgctctattttttagtggacgggggagtattattttaaatatatcacTCTAAAATAATGTAGCTGGTATTATGATCAGGTAGCTTTTCTCCCCTTTAATTTCCTTATATAGGtacataaagaaataaaataataagatgAGAAGAATGGGTGCATAAATAATGAAAAGTAGAAATAATTAGGAATGGGGCAAAGAAATCCAATAACCTCTGTCGGCAATGGGGAAGCCAGCTCCCTTCTATCCACACTTGTGtgaattttgcattaatttatatttatacaaacGGATTAGTTCATCATCATTTGAAATTATTATGATGTTGACTATTGAATTTCTCTAGTGAGATAGTACTAATTAACAAGTTACATATCTAAGTACCCctctaaaaaaaagaaataaagatgCATCTGAACTTTAATAATTAGTTCACCAACATTGTAAATTATTATGATGTTGACTATTGAATTTGTCTAGTAGATACTAATAAAATTACATCTCAAAGTATCACtctcaaaaaatagaaataaagttGCATCTCAAAGTACAATGATATATTTATTCTCTAGACTTGGTTACTATGCGTATAATGTGAAATTATTCAAATACGCTTACTATATGTAGATAAGTACTAGTGTCTAGTGATTAATGATACTTTTACTAAACACAATATAATAGAAAGAATACTATTACTAAATGCCAAATAGCTGGAATAGCTCAGTTGGTTAGAGCGTGTGGCTGTTAACCACAAGGTCGGAGGTTCTACCCCTCCTTCTAGcgtttaatttactttttatttttttggctgAATGTTAGGTcacattatttatttcttaaaaggGAATTGATTGTTGTAAAATCATTatggttgaaaatataattaCTAAATATTTGTGACACCTAACATTAGGCGAttagaaaaatgcaaaaaaaaatcaaaacacaaGAATGAAATAAGATAGTGTCTCTAATAGTACTCGGAACATCACTGTTATGTCCATATCAAGGTAGTAGCACATTATTTACAAAACCCCAAAAATAAGCAATTTtacattttcaaattttggcATGAATATAACAATctttatacaaataaaataacaaaaatactaTAAGGATGAAAATACAATTTTTAGGTGGGGTTCGGTtgccaagataaaataatactaacatataatctaggattgagttgtgagattattttagtcatagggggttagctataactaattatcccatgattatccatttaAGATTGAGCTGTGAGaatgaatctcatgaaccaaacacactacaaatttaatcccggatacaatcttgcaaaccgaacacccctagTATTTTAACAATGAGTATTAATaaatttgacattttttttttttcaattatcacTTTGTGTAAACTTTTGACATTCAGCGtgtcttagagcatccgcaatgggcggacgatggcacgcccgatggcgcgcatcgtccgcgccatccatcgtccgcacccattgcgggtgcgcgccatagggcgcggacgatagtcgcgccctatacttcggtcgcggaggatagtgcggacgatggccatcgtccgccccaatgtggaggtcgcggacgatcgaccgcggacgatggcacgcggtttcatttttttataaataccgttcatttgtaacatttcatttcacgcgatttcattttcgaaacttacatttacataattactacgaaatggattcaagccacaatagtcctacgtttagcgcaggggcgcattggccTGGTACAaaacccggcgattatcgttcgttcgacaccaacacccattacgatcccgatttcagtacggaattgTATGGGTTGTCtaacatggagccgtctccgcaccgcccaaccgccgcgaccgcttccgccccagccagaaagaagcggaaccgacatcgggcgcagaagttgccgcctcccggtgattgcgatgagtacgcccccggccgtacgaactacaacgacgacgaaactctcactttggcccggtgttgggtagatatatcggaagatccgatattcgcgaacaaccagcgacatatcgcgtactgggaacgcatcgcggacctctacaattcggtcaagccgccgaccgcgtacaagcgcaagcgtgagcaactccgcaagcactgggatcaagtcaagaagcaagtgaacttgtacgcggcggagttcgagaagttcacgcggtcacaggtgagcggcgagagcgcgagcgacgtgcgcactaaagcgatgttgtcgtaccggtcgatgttcggcgatTTCAAGCatgaggccatctgggcgctctttagggagaagcagaagttccaaggtggaattctgcacactggtgcgccgaagaggacgaaggtgACCGAAGTTGGTGACTACACGAGTAGCTGCAGCGGCagtcacccggttgacctcaaccggacgtacgtgaatgaagggagttccggcacaccggtgtccttccggcgtcctcccggcgtcaaggctgcgaaggccaaggggaaggcgaccgcgacctcatcgtcgaccgctgcaacccaagctccggcCCCGGcagagctcccgacccagacggccaccgcgtttgagtcgttagcaacagcgtcgatggcaaggacgatgttgcagacgcacagggccctcaagaagtgtaccgaccccgacgaagccgaatatctccgggcgttactcgatgagctgcgtcggaagttgggaattggtccgacttagtttttttttattagttcaatgatgtaactttttttattaaaacttcgtcgtttgttatttagaccgttttttatttactcgttacttgttatttgaaaacagttaaattaattaaacaaaacaataaaatgatgatgtggcgcgccatagggcgccccactgtaggtggggaggtaggaggataaaactgctgacgtggcgcgccatagggcgcgccttagggcgccccattgctaatgctcttactATTAATTAGCGTGACGGTACAAGTCTAAAAGTTGAAGACGCAATTAACAAGGGGTATTAAATGatattatcatttaaatttacaaaaataaagatatgaTTTTGACTAGGTGTGTTTTTCGTCTACCATATCAAGTCATAATTTTCcccaaatttaaattataacataatttattattttaaaaaattgagcaaaattaatatttttttggtattgacaattgaaaataaagataaaataaaattatcccACGCAATTATAAAAAGAGAACTATATCTATATAAGTATCATAAGCCTCTTTTCGTATCACAAATTGATTTTAAGATAGAAGAGGTGgatttatatcattttatcatcttgATTTCAACTCGTAACTCTACAGTACATTTACCCACTTGCCTTCTTTCTCCTAGCAATAACTTCTAATTAAATCTTATGGGTAACTAACTAAAGCAATGTCCGAAAAAAACAACCAATTATGACAAAATACTATGCTTCcatttagggatgtcaatcgggccggtccgtcgggtttcgggccaaccctactcgggttgcgggtcaatcgggtgcgggctaatcgggttgtgatttctttcgggttataaaaactcagccctaaccctaaaagctagGGTTTCGGGCTATCCCAGCGGGTTAATCAGGTTGCTActgataatattaacatgcgatcaatccaataaataattattaaaattactaatattcatgcaatgtaaaacatttaattatgatatatttgagatatatgcttaaactcaatcataaacatgatcaaatactaatatttgagatatttcgtagaattttaatgcatgttttagaaatttaaatatttttcttgtgaatttgaagtttttaatttatttatcaattattatattattaaaaattcaatatataatttgtatatataatataaaattgaaagttatttttttagttaaaattaatcaataaaatgtcgaattaggagtaaaaaaaatagaataatagaaactttatcggattttcgggccagcccatcgggttttctggtctggccctaatgggttgcgggttaatcgggtgcaggctaatcgggttttgattttatcgggctacaaatttccaaccctaaccctataaatttgacgggctattcgggccagcccacagATTACGGGCTACGTTGACATCCCTACTTCCATTCATGAGATGTCAGTAttcatattaaattaaatttatacatgtggagtatatacatatatatattctgCACATACATACAAATGTATGTATGTGCAGAATATATATGGCTTGTATGTATCATTCTGCACATACATACAAATGTATGTATCATTCTTCTTCTAGAAAATGGCTTGTACTTGTACCAAACCTTTCAAACATCCTCTCTCCTTTACACCTATATTCCTATCCTAATTCCTAGCCAAACGTAGCACTTCACACACACAATGATCCTTCTCCCCAAATCTGTCTCCTTCTGCAACGACCAACTTCTCCATTTCATCTCTTCATAAACTCCACCACTTCTTTTCTTCATGGATTTTCGGTTGCTAGATAATTTGATCTCTTCACTCTCAGCTTCCAACAATGCCGGATCTGCATTTACTGACGCTGAACATGACCTGCCGGCGCCTAAACTGCCCAGGATTTCCTTGCCGGAATGCAACAGAAGCGGCGGTGCCACTCACCAAATGCTCGGCTTCTCCGCCGCCTTCCCGTTTCTCAGGAGCTCATCCGGTCCGTAGCTTTCTTCCTTTCCACCTTTTCTAAAACATGTGGTGTGCATGAATTGTGTGTAGTGATGATGCAATTTGGTACCAATGTATGAATAAATTAAGTATACATTTTactcattattttaaaaattactggATCTGTAAACAAATCAAAGAAATTATCGGTAGTGATTCAGTTTTTATGTATGGAATGGACCAGCTCGTGTCATGTCTTAATAATATGTTATGTTCACTTTTTATGTATTCCATATGtttttgaaattaaatattcaacataaatttaaaaaacgtAAAATAAAGATTGATAAAAAAGTTTAGTGAAATGTTACCTCTACATTTAAATACTATACTACTTGGACATAACTAAGTTACTAGAATATAGGCCAGTGACGAATATTAAAAGGAGAATAAGACATTGACTGAAAGATAGGAAATTTAGTAGGGGACGGATGAAGTGAGTATTATATTATACTTGTGTCTAACAAATATCGTTGAACTATGTAGATAGAACTCAATAGTTAATTTTGCAATTCTTGTGCACAAATTGATGACATATATTGCCAAAAGAAAAATTGATGACATGTATCTATAGAATTTCCAAAAGGAAGGTAATAAATAACGTTTGTCATTTGTATCAGTTACTTATGTAGAGTTGAGAATCAATTTAAGTGAAGCATATATAGACTTGTGATTTTGGGATTGTTGTTTGGTGATATGGTGGGGTCATGCTGTGCTGTTCTAGTTGTATGGTCTTGTCTTATAAATATTTGGTGCCCCATCTTTTATATCTTGCCCTTACAACCAAACAACAATAGTGATTATGTCTTTATTGCTACATGTGAATTCACAGAACTTGATAAAATTTGGTACAAATCTcatgtatttctaaattttcatACTCCTAAGTAATCAAGTTTCAAAAATTCGAATTGTTTCAACATGGATAATACTAGCGCAAACGTGTATTAATGTGACAACATGGACGGCATCGTCTTAAATACAAAAAGTacaaaattaaaagaataaattcCTCTATATATATCATCTCATGATCTTCAAATTATAAGACTCATTCTTATCCAATAAATGGGAAAGGTTATGTTGATACTAATCTCCCCTTCCTTCTTTCATTAATAATTGacatattttgaaatattaaacAGGCTATGAGTGTACAAGTATGCATGTCCCCTTCACCACTTCACAATGGATGGAGCTAGAACACCAAGCATTGATCTACAAATACATCACTGCAAATGTTCCCATACCTTCCTATCTACTTAATCCAATCAGGAAAGCTCTCGAACATTCTCGATTCTCTTGTCTCTCCTTCCTACGACCAAATACTCGTGAGCCCTTCATTCTCTTATCCCTTTATTCCATAACCATGGAGTACATTTATCTTTCTATCCTATACTAATTGGGTTTGAAACAGTGGGATGGCGTGTTTCCAACAAGACCGATACCGAGCCAGGTAGGTGTCGAAGGACAGACGGAAAGAAATGGCGGTGCTCACGGGAAGCAATCGCTGATCACAAGTACTGCGAGCGCCATGTCAACCGAGGCCGCCACCGTTCAAGAAAGCCTGTGGAAGGTGGATCCGGAAATAGGCAGGGACCCTCACCAATTAATTATTCTTTAAAGTATTTTTGCATCCGACACTGATTACATATTTATGTGACCTTTGTCTAATTTTTATCATCAGATGCCCTATGGACAAGGAAACTCGGAAAACATGTTTGAAAGACAAGCAACACGCCTATTCATTGCTCGACCCCTTAGAGAGGACTGAGCTCTCGATGGGACTCGGCGTTGCTAGTGAAGACAGCTGGGGAGGTGGGCCGTTGGGCGAGGCATTGCACACAACGGGCAACAGCTCGGGTCAATGCAAGGCGCTCAACCTCATAGCGTCGACCCCATTTTCTTGAAGGGAGTATTTTTCATATCTTTGATTTCCAATCTTGTCGCATCGAAATATGTGGTTTCCTTCTTTGTGTTTAGTTTCGGCCGCTATTTATGTAGGTGGCTGTATAGTTGTAATGTTGCATGAATGCATTCACATATCTAGAAATGATATTGTCACTAAATTAAATACCAAAGCTTTTCTATCCTCATCGCCACAAATCTCTTGAAAAAAAATCTGTAATTtgcacaaaaacaacaaattaaatttgAGCATGATAAAGAGAAATAAACAGAATCGCTCAGTTCAGCGGGATTATCGACATGCAAGTGGCAATCTCTTGAGAGACAGACCTGCAATACGGTCTGTTGAGCTTGAATTTTCCGAGTCGTCATCgcgataaaataaaagattcaaTGAAATCAAAATAGGAAGAGCTGCGGAAAAAAATTCGGgaagaataaaaaattaaaaatgaattggaATTTAAATAAACAGCTACAGTCTACAGAGATGAGCGGTAACTGGAAAATCAATTTACACCACAAAAAACTGAATAGTGATAATCGAATTCGTGATTTGACGGTAGCATATAAAGGAGTGATGAGAAATCTAGGGTTTACTCATTCCTCATTTCAATGGGCTTCACTATTCTTGCTGGCCCAACAAGGATCTTTAACACTTTAATAATAGCGTAGTTAAAGTTAGATAACCAGGATATTTAATAAACATAATCTGAAGCTTAAAACAATAGGGGATGCAGCTCAAATGGTAGAGCGCTCGCTTTGCATGCGAGAGGCACGGGGTTCGATCCCCCGCATctccatatttatttttaatcgttTTGTAAACATTTCTAGTTGTATTTTTAATCCGCGAAGCCATTTACTGTGCGAATCGATATAGAATTCGAAGAAAAATGGCGGCTCTGAGTTGGCGGCACCACACCCTAATACAGTCGCTGCTGTCGCGAGGCACGCTCAAGGAAGACGATTTCGCTTCTATTTTTTTGCAACTCACTGTGAAAAATTCAGGTTAATATGTGTTTCCGTCGCTTATTATTTTGTTGGATTCAGCCCTCTTTCGAATATTTCACCGTGATTGATAATAAACTTGTAGGactattattactactactatttttgtTCATTCTGAGTATTTCGTTTGCAAGTTTGCCCCTTTTGATCCAGTTTGGCTTATTATTGTTTAATTCTGCtcatatttgaattttgagTTAGTTGGTGGTGTATTGCCTTCTCTATAAAACTACTATaagaatattaaaatttaactaATTTGGGGGTATATCAATACATGGTTTTGATGAATTGTGCAACTTTACCCCTTTTTATTCAGCTTGGCTTGCTATTGTTCAATCTGCtcatatttgaattttgagGTATTTGGTGGCTTATTGCCTTCTCTATAAAACTAGACAT
It contains:
- the LOC121769481 gene encoding growth-regulating factor 2-like, which encodes MDFRLLDNLISSLSASNNAGSAFTDAEHDLPAPKLPRISLPECNRSGGATHQMLGFSAAFPFLRSSSGYECTSMHVPFTTSQWMELEHQALIYKYITANVPIPSYLLNPIRKALEHSRFSCLSFLRPNTLGWRVSNKTDTEPGRCRRTDGKKWRCSREAIADHKYCERHVNRGRHRSRKPVEGGSGNRCPMDKETRKTCLKDKQHAYSLLDPLERTELSMGLGVASEDSWGGGPLGEALHTTGNSSGQCKALNLIASTPFS